In Humulus lupulus chromosome 7, drHumLupu1.1, whole genome shotgun sequence, the following are encoded in one genomic region:
- the LOC133792395 gene encoding uncharacterized protein LOC133792395, protein MQKIFIAIENQVPYKKPILITKDPNRCDHTKYCRYHKDHGHETNEYHQLKDGIEYLVKMGHMIRYVNHREDQNDNQNDGRQRQQSPPNRPQSPAYISEVPYVIAIVVTICGGTHFIGENSKCRERYARELCHQTYEVMIDEERPNKVSRMEDQDIAFTSEDSIYVTYPHNDPMVIEAQIAILNVLRVLVDNDSSINILYKSCLDKMNLSVRDLAPCSTTIYGFNGEGLDPIRSIKFPVTLGDPLRRENCMAMFLVVNCMSVYNVMLGQPVLIDLRAITSIWHLTIKFPTGKGISCIRGNQREARECYNVSINKAKKGRLLAQK, encoded by the coding sequence ATGCAAAAAATCTTCATAGCGATCGAAAACCAAGTGCCCTACAAGAAACCAATCCTTATAACGAAAGATCCAAACAGATGTGACCACACCAAGTACTGTCGCTACCACAAGGACCATGGTCATGAGACTAACGAATATCATCAACTTAAGGATGGGATAGAATATCTAGTCAAGATGGGGCACATGATTCGTTACGTCAATCATCGCGAAGATCAGAACGACAATCAAAATGATGGGAGGCAGAGACAACAATCACCACCTAATCGACCACAGTCGCCAGCCTACATAAGCGAGGTACCATATGTGATTGCTATTGTGGTCACGATTTGTGGAGGAACACACTTCATCGGTGAAAATAGCAAGTGCCGGGAAAGATATGCACGAGAGTTGTGCCATCAAACATATGAGGTGATGATAGATGAAGAGAGACCAAATAAGGTCTCGCGCATGGAAGACCAAGACATCGCTTTCACCAGCGAGGACTCGATATACGTTACTTACCCGCATAATGACCCCATGGTCATAGAAGCTCAGATCGCCATTCTAAATGTGTTAAGAGTGTTGGTTGACAATGACAGTTCCAtcaacatcttgtataagtcaTGCTTAGACAAAATGAATCTGTCTGTTCGGGACCTCGCGCCGTGCTCAACGACAATTTATGGGTTCAATGGCGAGGGCTTGGACCCCATCAGATCCATCAAATTCCCAGTGACTTTAGGCGATCCCCTTCGAAGGGAGAATTGCATGGCAATGTTCTTGGTCGTCAATTGCATGTCAGTGTATAATGTCATGCTGGGGCAACCCGTGCTTATTGATCTGCGAGCTATAACGTCGATTTGGCACCTCACCATCAAGTTCCCCACGGGCAAAGGTATCAGTTGCATAAGAGGAAACCAGCGAGAGGCGCGAGAATGTTACAACGTGTCAATCAACAAAGCTAAGAAAGGAAGGTTGCTAGCGCAAAAATGA